One segment of Acropora muricata isolate sample 2 chromosome 8, ASM3666990v1, whole genome shotgun sequence DNA contains the following:
- the LOC136924649 gene encoding ephrin type-A receptor 3-like, producing the protein MEHFLIVALIVLALSSLASSNEKYLMATPDCDSCIWEWSTEAYFRFNKYVAKWYHPSGRLNRYHICNLHNSQEPNSWLRSYVIEVRDIERLDVTFRYLSHRCDPPVGFCKEYFYAYVWESNTSVAKQHIPHPINSFQLYRLFANITRQSDQETNLTMPLQVTSKYIVLGIRDQGGCRILYSVKVFYKVCGAETLEDSLVTLPSISTQMESTPVQGNCTANSVQIVPGNLTVVCDSDGEWNTSRLESSCVCKEGFENIAGVCKACSVGTYNDGKGFDCTVTPSEPRNVSVYFLNDSSAVLTWLPPKITGTATNLSYDVHCLTSCEYFGSDCEDQTCNSGIDGQLTSKGLSTTIFTATKLTSFVNYTCKINAKNRVSKLADAVTQTTDRKETFTYVNLRTKGSVPGTPEEITVTYLSETNSVTLSWFLKCKNGIIQEYRIEYFNMDDSSGSKNLSTRDSEIQITDLPAGKTFKFQVYAVNNFGKGSPGVTKFLIPKGNVEKNLPLTFIAAASGGGAFVLIIVAVICFAFTARGRRRSAQSIQKDYMRSLERGLDNNLPMDQRRYINPADYLDLMELLQTLTTEVDRSKTNLNGLIGQGEFADVYKGSIQTPKGKLVVAVKVLRPGSSEKNQKDFLSEASIMGQFNHPNVIRLVGVVTQSSPMMILTEFLKSGSLDHFLKTRKGQLTTIQLLGIARDVACGMVYLSEMNFIHRDLAARNILVGENLSCKVSDFGLSRELADDNPDSEYETQGGKIPVRWTAPEALQSRKFSSASDVWSYGVLVWEIMSFGDRPYWEWNNYDVINRVESGYRLPSPMNCPKLVHNLMLNCWEWDKTKRPTFADSVDNIDKLLRSPEDLNDGLSSVTEKFEVEPQQEFQSVDEWLQYINMDKYSEVFSAANINSMDKVTGLGDKELREMGIRLIGHRNKMNKSIKAMKGNSFQ; encoded by the exons ATGGAGCATTTCTTGATCGTTGCGTTAATTGTTTTGGCACTGTCATCTTTGGCGTCGTCGAACGAAAAGTATCTAATGGCAACACCAGACTGCGACTCCTGCATTTGGGAATGGAGCACCGAAGCGTACTTTCGATTTAATAAATATGTTGCCAAG TGGTATCACCCAAGTGGAAGGCTTAACAGATATCACATTTGCAATCTGCATAACTCCCAAGAGCCAAATAGTTGGTTACGAAGCTATGTCATTGAAGTAAGAGACATTGAAAGATTAGATGTCACCTTTAGATACCTTTCACATCGGTGCGATCCACCGGTCGGATTTTGTAAGGAATATTTTTACGCGTATGTCTGGGAATCAAATACAAGTGTCGCAAAGCAACACATTCCTCATCCTATCAACTCCTTTCAGCTCTATCGATTATTTGCTAATATCACTCGTCAGTCTGACCAGGAGACAAATTTAACAATGCCTCTTCAGGTGACAAGCAAATATATTGTGCTGGGAATTCGCGATCAAGGAGGATGCAGAATATTGTATTCCGTTAAAGTTTTTTATAAGGTCTGTGGGGCAGAAACACTCGAAGATAGCCTGGTGACCCTTCCTTCAATATCAACGCAGATGGAGTCAACTCCTGTGCAAGGGAATTGTACAGCTAACTCTGTGCAAATTGTGCCTGGTAATTTGACTGTTGTTTGTGATAGCGATGGTGAGTGGAATACCAGTCGGCTTGAAAGCAGTTGTGTTTGCAAGGAAGGCTTCGAAAACATTGCAGGAGTGTGCAAAG CATGTTCTGTTGGAACATATAACGACGGGAAGGGATTTGACTGTACCG tgacaCCATCAGAGCCACGAAATGTGTCCGTATATTTCTTGAATGACAGCTCGGCTGTCTTAACTTGGCTGCCTCCTAAGATCACTGGGACTGCAACTAACCTGTCGTATGATGTTCATTGTCTAACGTCCTGCGAATATTTTGGTAGTGATTGCGAAGACcaaacgtgtaacagcggcatCGACGGTCAATTGACATCGAAAGGACTCAGTACGACTATCTTCACCGCGACAAAACTGACCTCCTTTGTAAACTACACATGTAAAATAAATGCCAAGAATAGAGTCAGCAAGCTGGCTGACGCAGTAACACAGACCACTGATAGGAAAGAAACCTTTACTTATGTAAATCTGAGGACCAAGGGATCTG TTCCTGGTACACCTGAAGAAATTACCGTCACATATCTCTCCGAAACTAATTCCGTCACCCTTTCATGGTTTCTCAAATGCAAAAATGGGATTATTCAAGAATACCGGATAGAATACTTCAACATGGATGATTCCTCTGGAAGTAAAAATCTGAGTACAAGAGACAGTGAAATACAGATTACCGATCTACCTGCGGGGAAAACATTTAAATTCCAG GTGTATGCTGTAAATAACTTTGGGAAAGGATCACCCGGTGTCACAAAGTTTCTCATTCCGAAAG GAAACGTTGAAAAAAACCTTCCCTTAACATTTATTGCTGCAGCCTCAGGGGGTGGAGCCTTCGTACttattattgttgctgttaTTTGTTTCGCGTTTACTGCTCGCGGCAGAAG GCGCAGTGCCCAAAGTATACAAAAAGACTACATGCGATCTCTGGAACGAG GATTGGACAATAATTTACCAATGGATCAACGTCGTTACATCAATCCCGCAGACTACCTTGATCTCATGGAGCTACTGCAAACATTAACTACTGAAGTCGATAGAAGCAAAACCAATTTAAACGGGTTGATTGGGCAAG GCGAGTTTGCAGATGTCTACAAAGGATCCATTCAGACTCCGAAGGGAAAGCTAGTTGTAGCGGTCAAGGTTTTGAGG CCTGGTTCTAGtgaaaaaaaccaaaaggatTTTTTGTCGGAAGCATCCATCATGGGCCAGTTTAATCATCCAAATGTCATTCGACTTGTTGGAGTGGTCACTCAAA GTTCTCCCATGATGATCCTCACAGAATTCTTGAAGAGCGGGTCATTAGATCACTTTTTGAAG ACTCGCAAAGGGCAGCTGACAACTATTCAGTTACTGGGAATCGCAAGAGACGTGGCTTGCGGAATGGTTTATCTTTCGGAGATGAATTTTATACACCGT GATCTCGCTGCTCGTAACATTCTTGTTGGTGAAAACTTGTCTTGCAAAGTATCAGACTTCGGTCTTTCGAGAGAGCTGGCCGATGATAACCCTGATTCAGAGTACGAGACTCAG GGTGGGAAAATTCCAGTCCGTTGGACAGCCCCTGAAGCACTACAAAGCCGGAAGTTCAGCTCAGCTAGTGATGTGTGGAGTTATGGTGTTCTTGTTTGGGAGATCATGTCATTCGGTGATAGACCTTACTGGGAATGGAACAACTACGAC GTTATCAATCGAGTGGAAAGTGGATACCGACTGCCATCACCAATG AATTGCCCAAAACTTGTTCACAATTTGATGCTTAACTGCTGGGAATGGGACAAAACCAAAAGGCCAACATTTGCTGATAGCGTTGATAATATCGATAAATTGCTTCGATCTCCAGAAGACTTGAATGATGGGTTATCGTCTGTTACTGAAAA ATTCGAGGTGGAACCTCAACAGGAATTTCAGTCCGTAGATGAATGGCTACAGTACATTAACATGGATAAATATTCTGAAGTATTCTCTGCTGCAAACATTAATAGCATGGACAAAGTCACTGGACTCGGTGATAAAGAGTTGAGAGAAATGGGCATCAGGCTGATTGGACACCGAAACAAGATGAACAAAAGTATAAAAGCAATGAAGGGAAACTCATTTCAATAG